Proteins encoded by one window of Cannabis sativa cultivar Pink pepper isolate KNU-18-1 chromosome 4, ASM2916894v1, whole genome shotgun sequence:
- the LOC133036860 gene encoding uncharacterized protein LOC133036860, translating to MTQSKIELVVGQLANITLKSTLLERIREAQLQDRELVKSRDRVLARKTSDFRVDDTGMLRFMNHVCMPMDDDIKREIMNESHTTPYSIHPGSTKMYQDFKAMFWWPGLLQPLNISKWKWEDIAMDFVVGLPRTTRQYDSVWVITGERKFLGPEAVQRTSEAVDKIQVRMLMAQSRQKSYVDPKWRDIDF from the exons ATGACCCAATCTaaaattgagttggttgtggggcaattggctaatattaccctgaaATCTACTCTATTGGAGCGAATTAGAGAAGCACAACTGCAAGATCGAGAGTTAGTGAAATCTCGAGATAGGGTTTTGGCTCGGAAAACTAGTGACTTTAGAGTGGATGATACGGGAATGCTACGATTTATGAATCATGTTTGTATGCCTATGGATGATGACATTAAAAGAGAAATCATGAATGAGTCTCATACGACTCCTTACTCAATTCATCCAGGATCAACGAAAATGTATCAAGACTTCAaggccatgttttggtggccag GGTTGCTGCAGCCACTGAATATCTCaaagtggaaatgggaagatattgctatggactttgtggttggattGCCTAGAACTACAAGACAGTacgactctgtgtgggtcataacAG gtgaaagaaagttcttaggTCCTGAGGCTGTTCagagaacaagtgaggcagttgataaaaTTCAAGTGCGAATGCTCATGGCTCAGagcagacagaaaagttatgtcGATCCAAAGTGGCGAGATATTGATTTTTAG